A stretch of the Kroppenstedtia eburnea genome encodes the following:
- a CDS encoding D-alanyl-D-alanine carboxypeptidase family protein, which yields MVGWKIKVPVIVWGVLLSVGSLLSVGEVFAEPQAEPLDIQTRSYVLMEMETGRVLAGKEEKHPYPPASLTKIMTEYLVLEEVKSGRIRWKDEVKISKNAASIGEAQVNLVAGEKRTVEELFHAMAIHSANDASVALAEHISGSERAFVGKMNKEAKRLGLKKSHFINCTGLPSRSYPQPPEVKGEHRMSAEDIARLTRRLLRDHPQVIRTTSLPEYIFRQGEKRELILPNSNRMLPGSPHFYDGVDGVKTGYTREAGYSFTGTARRDGMRLITVVMGTDSKSRRFAETEKLLDFGFQNYGMKTLLKKGKPVPKHGKVALRGGEETEVPVVAGASRALPVRNGEKTPYTIRVEFKSGLEAPIRSGDVVGTARVQLKGKDVSGLPPVPLKAAQDVEEAGWWTLFFRYVTDW from the coding sequence ATGGTCGGATGGAAGATAAAAGTGCCGGTCATCGTTTGGGGTGTGCTGTTGTCGGTTGGGTCGTTGCTGTCTGTCGGGGAAGTCTTTGCCGAGCCACAGGCGGAGCCTCTGGATATTCAGACCCGCTCTTACGTATTGATGGAGATGGAGACGGGCCGGGTGTTGGCGGGAAAAGAAGAGAAACACCCCTACCCGCCGGCAAGTTTGACCAAAATCATGACGGAATATCTGGTGTTGGAGGAAGTGAAGTCAGGCCGGATCCGCTGGAAAGACGAAGTGAAAATCAGTAAAAATGCGGCTTCCATCGGAGAGGCCCAGGTGAATCTTGTCGCCGGGGAAAAACGGACCGTGGAGGAATTGTTTCATGCCATGGCCATTCATTCGGCCAATGATGCCTCTGTCGCTCTCGCCGAGCATATATCCGGCAGCGAGCGGGCCTTTGTGGGAAAGATGAATAAGGAAGCCAAGCGCCTCGGATTAAAAAAAAGCCATTTCATCAACTGCACAGGTCTGCCGTCACGCAGTTATCCACAACCTCCCGAGGTGAAGGGGGAGCATCGGATGTCCGCTGAGGACATCGCCCGGTTGACCCGTCGCCTGCTTCGGGATCATCCCCAGGTGATCCGGACCACTTCGCTGCCGGAGTACATATTCCGTCAGGGAGAAAAACGGGAATTGATCCTGCCAAACTCCAATCGAATGTTGCCGGGATCCCCTCACTTTTATGACGGTGTGGACGGAGTGAAAACAGGATACACCCGGGAAGCGGGGTACAGTTTCACAGGCACGGCCAGACGGGACGGGATGCGGCTGATCACGGTGGTGATGGGAACCGATTCCAAGAGTCGCCGGTTTGCGGAAACGGAAAAACTGCTGGATTTCGGTTTTCAAAACTATGGGATGAAAACCCTGCTGAAGAAAGGAAAGCCCGTTCCAAAGCATGGCAAAGTCGCCCTCCGGGGGGGAGAGGAGACAGAGGTGCCGGTTGTGGCGGGAGCTTCCCGTGCTCTTCCGGTTCGCAACGGGGAGAAAACGCCATACACTATCCGGGTGGAATTCAAGTCCGGACTGGAAGCTCCGATTCGCTCCGGAGATGTGGTGGGAACGGCGCGGGTTCAGTTGAAAGGAAAGGATGTGTCCGGGTTGCCGCCGGTTCCCTTGAAAGCAGCCCAAGATGTGGAGGAAGCCGGCTGGTGGACCCTGTTTTTCCGTTACGTCACCGATTGGTAA
- the pdxS gene encoding pyridoxal 5'-phosphate synthase lyase subunit PdxS, which produces MKDQQRSGANQGAIQFRKGGVIMDVVNAEQAKVAEDAGAVAVMALERVPADIRAAGGVARMADPRIIEEVMKAVSIPVMAKARIGHFVEARLLEAMGVDYIDESEVLTPADDKYHIDKHGFTAPFVCGARDLGEALRRIGEGASMIRTKGEPGTGNIVEAVKHMRQMMSQIRKVQNMSRDELMAEAKTLGAPYELLLEVHDQGRLPVANFAAGGVATPADAALMMQLGSDGVFVGSGIFKSDSPAKFARAIVEAAAHYEDFGRIAELSKGLGAAMTGMEISTLEASQRMQERGW; this is translated from the coding sequence ATGAAGGATCAACAGAGGAGCGGGGCGAACCAAGGCGCCATCCAATTCCGTAAAGGCGGCGTCATCATGGATGTCGTCAACGCAGAACAGGCGAAGGTTGCTGAAGATGCCGGTGCCGTGGCTGTAATGGCCCTGGAGCGGGTACCGGCGGATATCCGGGCGGCGGGCGGAGTGGCGCGAATGGCGGATCCGCGGATTATCGAAGAAGTGATGAAAGCAGTCTCCATTCCCGTCATGGCCAAAGCGCGGATCGGCCACTTTGTGGAAGCACGCCTGTTGGAAGCGATGGGCGTTGATTATATCGATGAGAGCGAAGTGCTTACCCCGGCGGACGATAAATACCACATTGACAAGCACGGGTTCACCGCTCCCTTTGTATGCGGGGCCCGGGACCTCGGGGAAGCTTTGCGGAGGATCGGGGAAGGGGCGTCCATGATCCGGACCAAAGGGGAGCCGGGGACCGGAAACATCGTCGAAGCGGTCAAGCACATGCGTCAGATGATGTCCCAGATCCGCAAAGTTCAAAACATGTCCCGGGACGAACTGATGGCGGAAGCGAAAACCCTCGGCGCCCCCTATGAACTGTTGCTGGAGGTCCATGACCAAGGACGTCTGCCTGTGGCCAACTTTGCTGCCGGCGGGGTGGCCACCCCGGCGGATGCGGCTTTGATGATGCAGTTGGGGTCCGATGGCGTCTTTGTCGGATCGGGGATTTTCAAATCGGACAGCCCGGCCAAATTTGCCCGGGCCATCGTGGAAGCGGCCGCCCATTATGAGGATTTCGGCCGGATTGCCGAGTTGTCCAAGGGACTGGGAGCGGCGATGACGGGAATGGAGATCTCCACCTTGGAAGCCTCCCAGCGCATGCAGGAGCGGGGCTGGTAA
- the serS gene encoding serine--tRNA ligase produces MLDLKVLRQDLEQVRKRLEHRGEDISGLDSVIRLDERRRELLRETEQLKNRRNVVSKEVAQKKKAGEEAADTIAEMRRVGDRIKELDEEVRQVERELDHVLLTLPNLPHESVPVGESEEDNQPVRHWGEVPRWSFEPKPHWELATELDILDFERAAKVTGSRFVFYKGAGARLERALFNYMLDLHTKKNGYTEMIPPYMVNRDSMTGTGQLPKFAEDSFAVADTDYYLIPTAEVPVTNFHRGEILSAAELPVKYAGFSANFRSEAGSAGRDTRGLIRTHQFNKVELVKLVKPEDSYDELESLVQDAEMVLQQLSLPYRVLLMCTADLGFTAAKKYDLEVWLPSSGTYREISSCSNFEDYQARRANIRFRRDAGSKPEFVHTLNGSGLAIGRTVAALLEHYQQEDGSIRIPEVLRPYMGGLEKIEKA; encoded by the coding sequence ATGTTGGATTTGAAGGTGTTGCGACAAGATCTGGAGCAGGTGCGCAAGAGACTGGAACATCGGGGGGAGGACATCAGCGGTCTGGACTCGGTGATCCGTCTGGATGAACGTCGACGGGAGTTGCTGAGGGAAACGGAACAATTGAAAAACCGACGCAATGTGGTCTCCAAGGAGGTTGCGCAGAAGAAGAAGGCGGGGGAAGAGGCTGCGGACACCATCGCCGAGATGAGACGTGTGGGGGACCGGATCAAGGAACTGGATGAAGAAGTGCGTCAGGTGGAGCGGGAACTGGACCATGTGTTGCTCACCTTGCCCAATCTGCCCCATGAGAGCGTCCCTGTCGGAGAGAGCGAAGAGGATAATCAGCCTGTCCGCCATTGGGGGGAAGTTCCCCGGTGGAGCTTTGAGCCCAAGCCCCATTGGGAGTTGGCGACGGAATTGGATATCCTTGATTTTGAGCGTGCAGCCAAGGTGACCGGTTCCCGCTTTGTTTTTTACAAAGGGGCGGGGGCCCGTCTGGAGCGGGCATTGTTCAACTACATGCTGGATCTTCATACGAAAAAGAACGGCTACACGGAGATGATTCCGCCGTATATGGTGAACCGTGACAGCATGACCGGAACGGGACAACTCCCCAAATTTGCCGAAGATTCCTTTGCGGTGGCGGACACGGATTACTATCTGATTCCCACGGCGGAGGTGCCGGTGACCAACTTCCACCGGGGGGAGATCCTGTCCGCGGCGGAACTCCCTGTCAAATACGCCGGGTTCAGTGCCAATTTCCGTTCCGAGGCCGGTTCGGCGGGACGGGACACCCGGGGTCTGATCCGCACCCACCAGTTTAACAAGGTGGAACTGGTGAAGCTGGTCAAACCGGAGGATTCCTACGATGAGTTGGAAAGCCTGGTTCAGGACGCGGAGATGGTGTTGCAGCAGTTGAGCCTTCCCTATCGGGTTCTGCTGATGTGCACGGCAGACCTCGGATTCACCGCCGCCAAGAAATACGATCTGGAAGTTTGGCTTCCCAGCTCGGGCACCTACCGGGAGATCTCCTCCTGCAGTAATTTCGAGGATTACCAGGCACGGCGGGCCAACATCCGCTTCCGCCGGGACGCCGGCTCCAAACCGGAGTTTGTCCATACCCTCAACGGGTCGGGTCTGGCGATCGGCCGGACGGTGGCCGCCCTGTTGGAACATTATCAGCAGGAAGACGGCAGCATCCGCATTCCGGAAGTGTTGCGTCCCTATATGGGAGGATTGGAGAAGATCGAAAAAGCTTGA
- the asnB gene encoding asparagine synthase (glutamine-hydrolyzing) encodes MCGITGWIDWNRDLSGERQTLEGMNQQLVCHGPDGEGIWQSRQAGLCHRQLLGTDPEGVSQPMVRRFGNRHLVITFHGRLFDTGDLYRELKSRGYPVHSPSGPELVLAAYAEWGDAAPEHLDGIFAFAIWDETEQSLFMARDRFGIKPLFYTERAGGFLFASKLKALLAHPGVAPEVDGEGLAEVLVMGPSRTPGHGVFKGIKELLPGYALRANRSGIHRHPYWRLESRTHADDLETTIQRVRELFMDAVRHQMESDVPVGAMLSGGLDSSAISACAAEILHQEGKGPLPTFSLDYVGNDRYFRPNEFQPHADAPWVSRMVDRIGSRHHEVLIDTPDLVTALEDAVKARDLPGMADVDSSMILFCREIKKQAMVVLSGECADEVFGGYPWFHRRELVDADTFPWARLTDQRIRFLSPEVIQQIRPLEYVRDRYREALAGVSRLPGEDPEEARIREIFHLNLTRWMPTLVDRLDRMSMAAGLEVRVPFCDHRLVEYIWNVPWSMKRSEGREKGLLRKAMAGILPEDVLWRKKSPFPKTHHPVYLKQVVERALGILDEGTSPVLDLLDLDAWRRFADQDLKGIHFPWFGQLMNVPQWFAYLIQLDQWMKEYRVIIK; translated from the coding sequence ATGTGCGGGATTACCGGTTGGATCGATTGGAATCGGGACCTGAGCGGGGAACGACAAACATTGGAAGGGATGAATCAGCAACTGGTATGCCATGGTCCGGACGGGGAAGGGATTTGGCAATCCCGACAGGCAGGTCTGTGTCACCGGCAGTTGCTCGGGACCGACCCCGAGGGCGTCTCCCAACCGATGGTGCGTCGATTCGGGAACAGGCATCTGGTCATCACCTTTCACGGGAGACTGTTCGACACAGGGGATTTATACCGGGAATTGAAATCCCGGGGATACCCCGTGCACAGCCCTTCCGGCCCGGAATTGGTCTTGGCCGCTTATGCGGAATGGGGGGATGCGGCTCCCGAACACTTGGATGGAATTTTTGCCTTCGCAATTTGGGATGAAACGGAGCAAAGCCTGTTCATGGCCCGGGACCGGTTCGGGATCAAGCCTCTCTTTTATACCGAGAGAGCAGGGGGATTCTTGTTTGCTTCCAAGTTGAAAGCATTGTTGGCCCATCCCGGGGTGGCACCGGAAGTGGATGGGGAGGGTTTGGCAGAAGTGCTGGTGATGGGGCCCTCCCGAACCCCCGGACACGGGGTGTTCAAGGGAATCAAGGAACTTTTGCCCGGTTATGCGCTCAGGGCGAACCGGAGTGGAATTCACCGGCATCCCTACTGGAGACTGGAGAGCCGAACCCATGCCGATGACTTGGAGACCACAATTCAACGCGTCCGGGAGCTGTTTATGGATGCGGTTCGACACCAGATGGAATCCGATGTGCCGGTGGGAGCGATGCTGTCGGGAGGACTCGACTCCAGTGCCATCTCCGCCTGTGCCGCTGAGATTCTCCATCAGGAGGGGAAGGGACCGCTGCCAACCTTTTCCCTGGATTACGTGGGAAACGACCGCTATTTCCGACCCAATGAATTTCAGCCCCATGCCGACGCTCCCTGGGTGAGTCGAATGGTGGATCGGATCGGCTCCCGGCACCATGAAGTCCTGATCGATACCCCTGACTTGGTGACGGCGCTGGAGGATGCCGTCAAAGCCCGTGATCTGCCGGGAATGGCCGATGTGGATTCATCGATGATCCTGTTTTGCAGGGAAATCAAAAAACAGGCGATGGTGGTCCTCTCAGGAGAATGCGCTGACGAGGTGTTCGGAGGATACCCTTGGTTCCACCGGCGGGAGCTGGTCGACGCCGACACCTTTCCCTGGGCCCGGCTGACCGATCAGAGGATCCGGTTTCTCTCGCCGGAGGTGATTCAGCAGATCCGACCTTTGGAGTATGTGAGGGATCGCTACCGGGAGGCCCTGGCCGGGGTCTCCCGGCTGCCGGGGGAGGATCCGGAGGAAGCGCGAATCCGGGAGATTTTCCATCTCAACCTGACCCGCTGGATGCCCACGTTGGTCGATCGGTTGGACCGGATGAGTATGGCAGCTGGACTTGAAGTGCGGGTTCCCTTTTGTGACCACCGCCTGGTGGAATACATCTGGAACGTCCCCTGGTCGATGAAAAGGAGTGAAGGAAGGGAAAAAGGGCTGTTGCGAAAAGCGATGGCGGGCATTCTGCCGGAGGATGTTTTGTGGCGGAAAAAGAGCCCCTTTCCCAAGACTCACCACCCTGTCTATCTGAAACAGGTGGTGGAGCGGGCGCTGGGGATCCTGGATGAGGGAACCTCACCGGTGCTGGATCTCCTCGATCTCGACGCCTGGCGGCGGTTTGCCGATCAGGATTTGAAGGGGATCCACTTTCCCTGGTTCGGCCAATTGATGAACGTTCCCCAGTGGTTCGCCTATCTGATTCAGTTGGATCAGTGGATGAAAGAGTACCGCGTGATCATCAAGTAA
- a CDS encoding TetR/AcrR family transcriptional regulator, with protein MHGKKRGRLRRMRPETIEQIFQSAVEVFAHSGFERAKMDEIARRAGVAKGTIYYHFKGKEELFVALMNDGMERLMDRLRRRIEETEDPVQQLERLLEGLVEYLYHNGTFAKLLISETWGSIERQHEFRARIRELVELIEDVLDRGVSGGSFLPVKGHDTAVAIFGAASVAVLQDLFRDPDEKPDPEERIGEVADHLKQLIYKGVVVSRQGK; from the coding sequence ATGCATGGAAAAAAACGGGGGAGGTTGAGACGGATGCGCCCGGAAACCATTGAACAGATCTTTCAGTCGGCAGTCGAAGTTTTTGCTCACAGCGGCTTTGAGAGAGCCAAGATGGATGAGATTGCACGTCGGGCCGGGGTGGCCAAAGGGACGATCTACTATCATTTCAAGGGCAAGGAAGAGCTGTTCGTCGCCCTGATGAATGACGGCATGGAACGGCTTATGGACCGGCTGCGGCGGCGGATAGAGGAGACGGAGGATCCGGTCCAGCAATTGGAGCGTCTGTTGGAGGGCCTGGTGGAATACCTTTACCATAACGGAACCTTTGCCAAACTGTTGATCAGTGAAACCTGGGGCTCCATTGAACGGCAGCATGAGTTTCGCGCCCGCATTCGTGAATTGGTGGAACTGATCGAAGATGTGTTGGACCGGGGGGTCTCCGGTGGCAGCTTTCTTCCGGTGAAAGGGCATGATACCGCCGTCGCCATTTTCGGAGCGGCCAGTGTGGCTGTATTGCAGGATCTCTTTCGTGACCCCGATGAAAAACCGGACCCTGAAGAGCGGATAGGCGAAGTGGCGGATCATCTAAAACAATTGATTTACAAAGGCGTAGTCGTCTCCCGGCAAGGAAAATAA
- a CDS encoding YhgE/Pip domain-containing protein has translation MGLLRKRRETTLALNEMIWKERKLIVVILGILCIPLLYSGIYLTAFFDPYDQMENLSVAVVNEDRGAKNDGEHVNVGKELVERLQDDDQFGWKFVNRTEMEEGLEKGRYHLAVVIPEDFSRHATSLQDPKPLKGKLEYRVNEGANYLSSQIGQRMIDGLQDNVKEKLIHAYAEALFDEVEESADQLDEASEGASELAGATGKAKNATGRLEEGAIQLASGVHQLDQAIGRLAAGVGELVKGLNTAETGAEQLQSGAGKLDNGLGQLESGIEKGMKDLPRLKEGAEQIRDGIGKFKDIIHNPKLERGAGAISEIARKLQGHSSEADRRYEQMIQKHPELADDPDVVQLKKALDNNRREHASLLDRAARLEQDLKQAQNSIDRMYGGQTQVVDGIGAIQKGMDQQLKGVKELHSGASLLSTKLGELKEGLDKLVAGGKQLDQGVGQLALAPGKLSDGLVKLSAGLKELSQGLGKISDGQNTLADKLAEGVDAAREALEGKGLKADQMADPVQVDKDRVHQVPNYATGFAPYFISLSLWVGAMIFFTVMDLKRPLLGNDTRPFSGLSALLMGTLQALLLILVLIHFVGIEPVHEGWLYLFAVITGIVFTSINHFLVSAFKDVGRFIAILLLMFQLTSSSGTYTVDLLPSFFQGISPFLPMTYSIEGLRAVISTGDTAVIMEKAQILLGIGIAAWLLRKLAEWLWRTLPGKLKSKAAVDNG, from the coding sequence ATGGGGTTATTGCGAAAAAGGAGAGAGACCACACTTGCGTTAAATGAAATGATCTGGAAAGAGCGTAAGCTGATTGTGGTGATTCTGGGTATTCTTTGTATCCCTCTTTTATATAGCGGAATTTACCTGACGGCCTTTTTTGATCCCTATGATCAGATGGAAAACCTGTCCGTGGCTGTGGTCAATGAAGACCGGGGAGCCAAGAATGACGGTGAACACGTCAATGTGGGAAAAGAACTGGTCGAGCGTCTGCAGGATGACGATCAGTTCGGATGGAAATTTGTGAACCGGACGGAGATGGAGGAGGGCCTGGAGAAAGGACGGTACCACTTGGCGGTGGTGATCCCGGAAGACTTCTCCCGTCACGCCACCAGTTTGCAGGATCCCAAGCCCCTGAAAGGCAAGCTGGAATATCGTGTGAACGAAGGAGCCAACTATCTCTCTTCCCAAATCGGTCAGCGGATGATCGACGGATTGCAGGATAATGTCAAAGAGAAGTTGATTCACGCCTATGCGGAAGCTCTTTTTGACGAGGTGGAGGAATCTGCCGATCAATTGGATGAAGCTTCGGAGGGTGCTTCGGAACTGGCAGGGGCGACCGGAAAAGCGAAGAATGCAACGGGCCGGCTGGAGGAAGGAGCGATTCAACTGGCCTCCGGAGTGCACCAGTTGGATCAGGCCATCGGCAGGTTGGCCGCAGGTGTCGGCGAATTGGTGAAGGGTCTGAACACTGCGGAAACCGGCGCGGAGCAGCTGCAATCCGGAGCCGGTAAGTTGGACAACGGCCTCGGACAATTGGAATCGGGGATTGAAAAAGGGATGAAGGACCTGCCCCGTCTGAAAGAAGGAGCAGAACAGATCCGGGACGGAATCGGCAAGTTCAAAGATATTATTCACAATCCGAAACTGGAACGGGGTGCGGGGGCCATTTCGGAGATTGCCCGCAAATTGCAGGGACACAGCAGTGAGGCGGATCGTCGCTATGAACAGATGATTCAAAAACACCCCGAACTGGCCGATGATCCTGATGTGGTTCAACTGAAGAAGGCGCTGGACAACAATCGAAGAGAACATGCCAGCCTGCTGGACCGTGCGGCCCGTTTGGAACAGGATCTGAAACAGGCGCAAAACTCCATCGATCGGATGTACGGGGGTCAAACCCAAGTGGTGGATGGAATCGGGGCGATTCAGAAAGGGATGGACCAGCAACTGAAAGGAGTGAAGGAACTTCACTCCGGTGCCTCTCTCCTGTCCACGAAACTGGGAGAGCTGAAGGAAGGTCTTGACAAATTGGTGGCTGGAGGGAAACAGCTGGATCAAGGAGTGGGACAGTTGGCGCTGGCACCGGGAAAACTGTCTGACGGTCTGGTCAAGCTTTCCGCCGGATTGAAGGAACTCTCTCAAGGGTTGGGCAAAATTTCCGATGGGCAAAACACCTTGGCCGACAAGCTGGCCGAAGGGGTGGATGCGGCGCGGGAGGCGCTGGAAGGAAAGGGGCTGAAGGCGGACCAGATGGCCGATCCGGTCCAGGTGGATAAAGATCGGGTTCATCAGGTTCCCAATTATGCCACCGGTTTTGCACCCTATTTCATCTCCCTGTCTCTCTGGGTGGGAGCGATGATTTTCTTTACCGTCATGGATCTGAAACGGCCGTTGCTCGGGAATGACACCCGGCCCTTCTCAGGCCTGTCCGCCCTGTTAATGGGCACCCTGCAGGCGCTGCTGCTCATTTTGGTCCTGATTCACTTTGTGGGGATTGAACCGGTGCATGAAGGCTGGCTCTACCTCTTTGCAGTGATTACGGGCATCGTGTTTACATCGATCAATCACTTCCTGGTCTCCGCATTTAAGGATGTGGGACGCTTTATCGCGATTTTGCTTCTGATGTTTCAACTCACCTCCAGCTCAGGCACCTATACAGTGGATCTGTTGCCCTCCTTTTTCCAGGGAATCAGTCCCTTCTTGCCCATGACATATTCCATTGAGGGTTTGCGGGCGGTCATCTCCACAGGGGATACGGCGGTGATCATGGAGAAGGCCCAAATCCTGCTCGGAATCGGGATCGCGGCTTGGCTGTTGCGTAAGTTGGCGGAATGGCTGTGGCGGACCCTGCCTGGCAAGTTGAAATCGAAGGCGGCGGTTGACAACGGGTAA
- a CDS encoding YndM family protein yields the protein MRVVKALLIKFAMTFVILWLVLASFRIVSFSSVITTSIVLTVVSFLIGDLLILPRLGNAVATMADLALTWFGIWVLAPGLLGPLVPLGAASFMSAFFIAMGEILFHKYMKNQVFMDPVRVTDEP from the coding sequence GTGAGGGTCGTTAAAGCGTTGTTGATAAAATTTGCCATGACATTCGTTATATTGTGGCTGGTTTTAGCATCTTTTCGTATCGTCTCCTTTTCGTCAGTCATCACCACAAGCATTGTGCTGACTGTTGTTTCGTTTTTAATCGGAGATTTGTTGATCCTGCCCAGACTTGGAAATGCCGTGGCGACGATGGCCGACCTGGCTCTCACCTGGTTTGGAATTTGGGTGTTGGCTCCTGGTCTGCTTGGGCCATTAGTTCCGCTGGGAGCCGCCTCTTTCATGTCCGCTTTTTTTATCGCGATGGGGGAAATATTGTTTCACAAGTATATGAAGAATCAGGTGTTCATGGACCCTGTCCGGGTTACGGACGAACCTTGA
- a CDS encoding metal ABC transporter ATP-binding protein, producing MTESVLKMERIHFSYGRRPVLEGVDLTLESGEFLALAGPNGSGKSTLVKLAFGSIQADSGKIFLFGKPVTRFREWSRIGYVSQKANSFNLDFPATVREVVASGLYGKLGLFRRMKRQHWIRVEEVIHQVGLSALADQRIGRLSGGQQQRAFIARALVSDPDLLILDEPTVGVDTASAREFHRLLGHLHREKGLSLLLITHDLQAVTDVVDRVIWLGRERSMAEEAGPPVPDEGDRILMAAGQDAGRAFREGGVDAKVTHPLL from the coding sequence ATGACGGAATCTGTGCTGAAAATGGAACGGATCCATTTTTCATATGGTCGCCGACCGGTACTGGAGGGAGTCGATCTGACTTTGGAGTCCGGAGAGTTCCTGGCCTTGGCCGGTCCCAACGGTTCGGGGAAATCGACATTGGTCAAGCTGGCCTTTGGTTCCATCCAAGCGGACTCAGGAAAGATCTTTCTGTTCGGGAAGCCGGTGACCCGGTTCAGGGAGTGGTCCCGGATCGGTTATGTTTCCCAAAAGGCCAACAGCTTTAACCTCGATTTTCCGGCCACCGTCAGGGAAGTGGTGGCATCGGGCCTGTACGGGAAGCTGGGGCTATTCCGGCGGATGAAGAGGCAACACTGGATCCGTGTGGAAGAAGTGATTCACCAGGTGGGGCTCAGTGCTCTTGCCGATCAGCGGATCGGCCGCCTCTCCGGCGGGCAGCAACAACGGGCCTTTATCGCCAGAGCGTTGGTGAGTGACCCGGACCTTTTGATCTTGGATGAGCCCACCGTCGGAGTGGACACCGCTTCTGCCCGGGAGTTCCACCGCTTGCTGGGTCACCTGCACCGGGAGAAGGGACTCTCTCTCCTGCTGATCACCCATGATCTTCAGGCGGTGACCGATGTGGTGGATCGGGTGATCTGGTTGGGCCGGGAGCGCTCCATGGCCGAGGAAGCCGGTCCACCGGTCCCGGATGAGGGAGACAGGATCCTGATGGCGGCCGGTCAGGATGCAGGCAGAGCGTTCCGGGAGGGAGGGGTGGATGCGAAGGTGACGCATCCTCTGTTATGA
- a CDS encoding metal ABC transporter permease, producing MMDMILHYDFMQRALIAGLIIGVIAPMVGLFLVVRRLSLIADALAHVTLSGVAAGLLLQKHVPLLQSWNPLYMGMGFSAGAALFVERFRHLYRSYQELAIPVILSGGVGLGVVLISAADGFNVDVAGYLFGSILTVGPSDLTAIITAGILATAMVILFYKELFVLSFDEEAAVFSGVPRRRIHLLFSLVTALVITASIRVVGILLVSGLVTLPVAAGLQLASSFRQALFLSVLLAEVSVLSGLAAAFYLDWASGGTIILVSVLILLLVTGGKRLFQTLAKGRKIQEG from the coding sequence ATGATGGACATGATACTTCATTATGATTTTATGCAACGGGCGCTCATCGCCGGGCTGATCATCGGTGTGATCGCTCCGATGGTCGGACTCTTTCTGGTGGTGAGGAGACTCTCCCTGATCGCCGATGCCCTGGCCCATGTCACCCTGTCCGGAGTGGCGGCGGGTCTCCTGCTGCAAAAGCATGTTCCCCTTCTCCAATCCTGGAATCCCTTATATATGGGGATGGGATTCTCGGCGGGGGCGGCCTTGTTTGTGGAACGCTTTCGCCATCTGTATCGCTCGTACCAGGAATTGGCGATTCCGGTGATCCTCTCCGGCGGGGTGGGTCTCGGTGTGGTGCTGATCAGTGCCGCCGACGGCTTTAATGTGGATGTGGCGGGCTATCTCTTCGGCAGTATTCTGACCGTGGGCCCATCCGACCTGACGGCGATCATCACGGCGGGCATCTTGGCGACGGCGATGGTGATCCTTTTTTACAAGGAGTTGTTTGTCCTCTCCTTCGATGAAGAGGCTGCGGTCTTTTCCGGGGTGCCCCGCCGCCGGATCCACCTCCTCTTCAGCCTGGTGACAGCATTGGTGATCACCGCTTCCATCCGTGTCGTCGGCATTCTGTTGGTTTCCGGGTTGGTCACTTTGCCGGTGGCCGCCGGTCTGCAATTGGCATCCAGCTTTCGGCAAGCTCTGTTCTTGTCGGTACTTCTCGCCGAGGTTTCCGTTTTGAGTGGATTGGCGGCCGCTTTTTATCTGGATTGGGCCTCGGGAGGGACCATCATCCTGGTCTCCGTCTTGATCCTGTTGCTGGTGACAGGAGGAAAACGGCTCTTTCAGACCTTGGCCAAGGGGAGAAAGATTCAGGAGGGATAA
- a CDS encoding Fur family transcriptional regulator, with amino-acid sequence MDLERALDTLKSQGYKFTGKRERMVQIFNRENRYLTAKQILEEMQGEYPGLSVDTVYRNLSLFERLGIVEGTEWEGERRYRFHCGGEHHHHHLICKECGKTRPLNVCPMNAILGEPEDFTITEHKFEIFGFCQDCGSGEKELQSKG; translated from the coding sequence GTGGATCTCGAACGGGCGTTGGACACATTGAAATCCCAAGGATACAAATTCACGGGAAAACGGGAAAGAATGGTTCAGATCTTCAACAGGGAAAACCGGTATCTGACTGCAAAACAGATCCTGGAGGAGATGCAGGGGGAGTATCCGGGATTGAGCGTGGATACGGTATACCGGAATCTGTCCCTGTTTGAGAGGCTGGGAATTGTGGAAGGGACCGAGTGGGAGGGGGAGCGCCGCTACCGTTTCCACTGCGGCGGGGAGCATCACCACCACCATCTGATCTGCAAGGAATGCGGCAAGACCCGTCCACTCAACGTCTGTCCCATGAATGCCATCCTCGGGGAGCCGGAGGATTTCACCATCACCGAGCATAAATTTGAGATCTTCGGATTTTGTCAGGATTGCGGTTCCGGGGAGAAGGAGTTGCAGAGCAAAGGGTGA